The proteins below are encoded in one region of Mesotoga sp. Brook.08.105.5.1:
- the uvrB gene encoding excinuclease ABC subunit UvrB yields MLFELDSSYNPQGDQPQAIEKLIEGLESGDRFQTLLGVTGSGKTFTMANVITALQRPAIVISPNKTLVAQLYREFKTFFPKNKVELFISYYDYYMPESYIPSKDLYIEKEAQINETLERMRISALKSVLTRNDTVVLASVSAIYASGDPRDFASMNIHLERGETVNRRELALKLAGIQYNRSEDISAGGVFHVKGEIFEVFPPYEDHGIRLYFFDDEIERIVSFDPINRKTIEELDMVTIYPAKEFVTTQEKILGAMRNIEEELEERVKHLEREGKYLESQRLRQRTTYDMEMLSSVGYCSGIENYSRFFDGRHPGEKPYTLLDYFDKEKFITFIDESHIGVPQLGAMYRGDYSRKKNLVDYGFRLPAAFDNRPLRFEEFLKTVGQIIFVSATPGNFEAEHSTRVVDQVIRPTGLIDPEVIVHPTESQVDDFIERMRTVKKRSERALVTVLTKKAAEMLSDYLNEVGIRAEYLHSELDAIERVEVLRKLRDGTVEVVVGVNLLREGLDLPEVSLVAIMDADKEGFLRSETTLIQTIGRAARNVNGQVILYADTITGSMKRAIDETNRRRLKQLVYNKENNITPESIVKPLYKNIFEEFAGEDLNKEREEKARATYLEGVLALKESLDYDDYVALLNEEMIRAAGELRFEDAAILRDEMHSLKKNKQRI; encoded by the coding sequence GTGCTCTTCGAACTTGATTCTTCTTACAATCCTCAGGGAGACCAACCGCAGGCTATAGAGAAGTTGATCGAAGGACTTGAGAGTGGAGATAGATTCCAGACCCTTCTAGGGGTAACGGGTTCGGGAAAGACTTTCACCATGGCGAACGTAATAACCGCACTTCAGAGACCGGCCATAGTGATTTCGCCTAACAAGACCCTTGTGGCACAGCTATACAGAGAGTTCAAGACCTTCTTTCCGAAGAATAAAGTAGAGCTCTTCATAAGTTACTACGATTATTACATGCCTGAATCGTACATTCCATCGAAGGATCTGTATATCGAAAAGGAAGCTCAGATAAACGAAACACTGGAGAGGATGAGGATTTCCGCTCTGAAATCCGTCCTGACGAGGAACGATACAGTCGTACTCGCAAGTGTTTCTGCGATCTATGCAAGCGGAGATCCGAGAGATTTCGCCAGTATGAACATTCATCTGGAGCGCGGAGAGACGGTCAACAGAAGGGAGCTTGCCCTGAAGCTCGCAGGCATTCAGTATAACCGTTCGGAGGATATCTCTGCAGGGGGCGTATTTCACGTGAAGGGAGAGATATTTGAAGTCTTTCCTCCTTATGAGGATCACGGAATTCGGTTGTACTTCTTCGATGATGAAATTGAGAGAATCGTGTCATTCGATCCTATAAACAGAAAGACAATCGAAGAGCTGGATATGGTCACCATCTACCCTGCCAAGGAATTCGTCACGACTCAGGAGAAGATTCTCGGCGCGATGCGAAACATAGAAGAAGAGCTTGAGGAGAGAGTGAAACATCTCGAAAGAGAGGGAAAGTATCTAGAGTCGCAAAGGCTTCGACAGCGAACCACTTACGACATGGAGATGCTTTCAAGTGTTGGATACTGCTCTGGAATAGAAAACTACTCCCGCTTCTTCGACGGCCGTCATCCGGGAGAGAAACCGTACACTCTGCTCGACTACTTTGATAAGGAGAAGTTCATAACATTCATAGACGAGTCGCATATCGGGGTCCCCCAGCTTGGAGCAATGTACAGGGGAGACTATTCAAGAAAGAAGAACCTTGTCGACTACGGCTTCAGATTACCTGCGGCCTTCGACAACAGACCTCTAAGGTTCGAGGAGTTCCTCAAGACTGTAGGACAGATAATCTTTGTCTCTGCGACGCCGGGTAATTTCGAGGCCGAACACTCTACCAGAGTCGTCGATCAGGTTATCAGGCCGACGGGACTAATAGATCCCGAAGTCATTGTGCATCCAACCGAGAGTCAGGTAGATGACTTTATCGAGAGGATGAGAACCGTCAAGAAGAGAAGTGAACGAGCTCTGGTCACGGTTCTGACTAAGAAGGCTGCCGAAATGCTTTCAGACTATCTCAATGAAGTCGGTATAAGAGCGGAGTATCTTCACTCCGAGCTTGACGCGATTGAGCGGGTCGAGGTCTTAAGAAAGCTTCGAGATGGCACAGTAGAGGTCGTGGTAGGTGTCAACCTGTTGAGGGAAGGACTCGATCTTCCCGAAGTCTCCCTGGTCGCGATAATGGATGCAGATAAGGAAGGCTTCCTCCGTTCCGAGACAACTCTGATTCAGACCATCGGAAGAGCGGCGAGGAATGTGAACGGTCAGGTAATTCTTTATGCCGATACGATCACCGGTTCAATGAAGAGGGCGATAGATGAAACAAACAGAAGAAGACTCAAGCAGCTTGTGTACAACAAAGAGAATAACATCACTCCCGAAAGCATAGTGAAACCCCTCTATAAAAACATCTTTGAAGAGTTCGCCGGTGAGGATCTGAATAAAGAGAGAGAAGAAAAGGCAAGGGCAACTTATCTGGAGGGTGTTCTGGCTCTAAAGGAGTCTCTTGATTACGATGATTACGTCGCTCTTCTGAACGAGGAGATGATTAGGGCCGCTGGAGAGCTCAGGTTTGAAGACGCAGCCATATTGAGAGATGAGATGCACAGCCTGAAGAAAAACAAGCAGAGGATCTGA
- the ruvA gene encoding Holliday junction branch migration protein RuvA: protein MLEGIEGLVREIRESEVVVKVGGLFFRLNCTPNTIAKLSGDREFFFLTYVSYSQDRPPELYGFLDREEEELFNILLKASKIGPKSAMKILSSASPSRIKQIISSKNVAELSSLPGIGKKTAERMIVELSSLIDSSFVESEETMPDVRRSVGEEAIVALASLGFDESQARRTVVKILRNSPDVDMHELIKGALKEMRK, encoded by the coding sequence ATGCTGGAAGGCATTGAAGGGCTAGTAAGAGAGATTAGAGAGTCTGAAGTTGTCGTAAAGGTTGGAGGGCTTTTCTTCAGGCTGAATTGCACGCCTAACACAATCGCCAAACTCTCCGGCGACAGAGAATTCTTCTTCCTAACGTATGTCTCTTACTCGCAGGACAGACCCCCGGAACTCTATGGATTCTTGGACAGGGAAGAGGAGGAATTGTTCAACATCTTGCTCAAAGCGAGCAAGATCGGTCCGAAATCGGCTATGAAAATTCTCTCGTCTGCCTCTCCTTCAAGAATAAAGCAGATAATCTCTTCAAAGAACGTTGCCGAGCTTTCTTCGCTGCCGGGAATCGGGAAGAAGACTGCAGAGCGAATGATCGTGGAGCTTTCATCTTTGATAGACTCGTCTTTCGTTGAAAGCGAAGAAACGATGCCCGATGTACGGCGATCTGTAGGCGAAGAGGCCATAGTTGCGCTCGCCTCTCTCGGTTTCGATGAGTCTCAGGCCAGAAGAACGGTCGTCAAGATTCTCAGAAACAGCCCCGACGTCGACATGCATGAGTTGATCAAAGGCGCTCTAAAGGAGATGCGTAAGTAG
- a CDS encoding folylpolyglutamate synthase/dihydrofolate synthase family protein has protein sequence MKTYSEAIHYLYNSRPYGKIKYGLFRIRELLERLGNPQESYPIVHITGTNGKGSVASIVRTLFTSHGLKAGLNISPHITTFRERIQVDGEYISEDAVCRILESMETALKKMDEKGEEYAPSFFEVVTAMSFLYFKELACDIVVLEVGLGGRFDASNVISSSLVSVITSIGLDHTGILGDSEEKIAVEKCGIIKVNSPVVSGITRPAIRRVVSETAKSMGSPTFFIGKDFNAYGREYKLDSNVFDYEGTNVYYDLITNLNGEHQVANAAVALKTVETAFDRVGKSVDENRLRKALKNVIWPGRFEVFSVLSKTVILDGAHNPDASRILRKTVERYFAGEKLTLLFGSLDDKDYESNIRTLSSITDRVVVCRVPNHRSLHPEEVANTWRRYCDQVSFVDSHEAALETVLQTSEKILVCGSLYLVSETRNILTGVKEYAGRH, from the coding sequence ATGAAGACTTACTCCGAGGCCATCCACTATCTTTACAACTCAAGACCATATGGAAAGATAAAGTACGGTCTCTTCCGGATTAGAGAGCTTCTGGAGCGTCTTGGCAACCCACAGGAATCCTACCCTATTGTCCATATAACGGGTACAAACGGGAAAGGCAGCGTAGCTTCTATAGTAAGAACCCTGTTCACTTCTCACGGTTTGAAGGCCGGGCTGAATATCTCGCCTCACATAACGACGTTCAGGGAACGAATCCAGGTTGATGGAGAGTACATTTCGGAGGACGCTGTCTGCAGAATCCTGGAGTCGATGGAGACTGCGCTGAAGAAGATGGATGAGAAGGGCGAAGAGTATGCTCCAAGCTTCTTTGAGGTGGTCACCGCGATGAGCTTCCTGTATTTCAAGGAACTGGCTTGCGATATTGTCGTTCTTGAAGTTGGTCTTGGAGGCAGGTTCGATGCGAGCAACGTAATCAGCTCTTCTCTAGTCTCGGTGATAACAAGTATTGGACTTGATCATACAGGTATTCTCGGCGATTCCGAAGAGAAGATAGCCGTAGAGAAGTGCGGAATAATCAAGGTGAACAGCCCGGTGGTTTCGGGAATCACAAGACCTGCCATCAGAAGGGTTGTCTCTGAAACTGCTAAGAGCATGGGTTCTCCGACTTTCTTCATAGGGAAGGACTTCAACGCATACGGCAGAGAATACAAGCTAGACAGCAATGTTTTCGACTATGAAGGAACGAATGTGTATTACGATCTCATCACCAACCTCAACGGCGAGCATCAAGTAGCAAATGCAGCAGTGGCGCTAAAAACAGTTGAAACAGCCTTCGATAGGGTTGGCAAATCAGTAGATGAAAACCGCTTGAGAAAGGCTTTGAAGAACGTTATTTGGCCCGGAAGATTTGAGGTCTTTTCCGTGCTCTCAAAGACAGTGATTCTTGACGGCGCGCACAATCCCGATGCCTCGAGGATTCTGAGAAAGACAGTCGAACGGTATTTTGCCGGCGAGAAGCTCACTCTGCTTTTCGGCAGCCTCGACGACAAGGACTACGAAAGCAACATAAGAACGCTTTCATCGATAACAGACAGGGTAGTGGTCTGCAGAGTTCCGAATCACAGGAGTCTCCATCCGGAAGAAGTCGCCAATACCTGGAGGAGGTACTGTGATCAAGTTAGTTTTGTCGATTCTCATGAAGCCGCTTTGGAGACAGTGCTGCAGACTTCCGAGAAGATTCTTGTCTGCGGGTCGCTGTATCTGGTCAGCGAGACGAGAAACATATTGACTGGAGTGAAGGAATATGCTGGAAGGCATTGA
- a CDS encoding valine--tRNA ligase codes for MEELSTRYSPSELEKKWYSRWKEGGYFEPRGTGEPFTIMIPPPNITAPLHMGHALNLVIQDFIIRFKRMKGFRALWVPGEDHAGIATQNAVEKDLAKKGTNRKEMGREKFLETTWDWAKEYRQRIREQIEAMGCSVDWSRERFTMDDGLSEAVRKAFVDLYKEGLIYRGKYIVNWCPRCSTVLSDEEVEHEDEKGAFYHIKYPIKGGEEFVVIATTRPETMLADTAVAVYPSDERYSDLTGKTVILPLMEREIPIIQDRYVDPSFGTGALKVTPAHDPNDFQIGLRHGLEVIEVIDKDAKINENGGKYRGLDRYEARKQVVKDLEEQGFLIKVEPMVHAVGRCYRCDTVVEPSLSDQWYVKVGPLAERAIATVENGEVVFFPETWKKVYLNWMREIRDWCISRQLWWGHRVPVWYCDDCNEVIVEENDPSVCPKCGSRKLRQDEDVLDTWFSSQLWPFTTLGWPETTPDLETFYPTSVLVTAFDIIFFWVARMIMAGYHFIGDRPFDHVYITRLIRDKNGRKMSKSLGNGIDPLDVIKEHGTDAMRFTLAILAAQNHDIKLDVKFFDTYKKFANKIWNAARFALLNMEGFEEIDLRKEKLAIEDRWILSRLARSVKTVEESIDSYDFPSAAKTIYSFFWNEFCDWYIESIKPRLNGGGRDRTIAQNVLVRILDSSLRMLHPFMPYITEELWQRLPDSKGLLIASEWPEFDESDFDVSSENEFSKIMEMVRGIRNVKAEMNIPPSSRTDVYYLGERIDTEILKLVSNLSNSGELIARSEKASGSVSAWGDSGNTLYVVLGEIDTIAEIERLEGKLEKERSDLARTKSKLENKSFVDNAPEEVVNENKERLIISQDNIRRIEKIIEDLK; via the coding sequence ATGGAGGAACTGAGCACCAGGTACAGTCCTTCCGAGCTTGAGAAGAAGTGGTATTCTCGCTGGAAAGAAGGCGGTTACTTCGAACCGAGAGGCACGGGTGAACCATTCACAATAATGATCCCGCCTCCTAATATTACTGCGCCTCTCCATATGGGCCACGCACTAAATCTAGTAATTCAAGATTTCATAATTCGCTTCAAGCGCATGAAAGGATTCAGAGCGTTATGGGTCCCTGGCGAGGACCACGCCGGCATAGCGACCCAAAACGCAGTTGAGAAGGATCTCGCCAAGAAGGGCACGAACCGCAAAGAGATGGGGCGAGAGAAGTTCCTTGAAACAACATGGGACTGGGCAAAGGAATACAGGCAGCGGATTCGCGAGCAGATTGAAGCTATGGGTTGTTCGGTGGACTGGTCAAGAGAGAGATTCACTATGGACGACGGGCTAAGCGAAGCGGTGAGAAAGGCCTTCGTCGATCTCTACAAGGAAGGGCTTATCTATAGAGGCAAGTACATTGTTAACTGGTGCCCGAGGTGTTCCACGGTTCTTTCAGATGAGGAAGTAGAGCATGAAGACGAAAAGGGAGCCTTTTACCATATAAAATACCCGATCAAGGGTGGAGAAGAGTTCGTAGTAATTGCAACAACCAGACCTGAGACGATGCTCGCCGATACCGCGGTTGCCGTCTATCCCTCCGATGAAAGGTATTCCGATCTAACGGGTAAGACTGTAATACTGCCGCTTATGGAAAGGGAGATACCGATCATTCAGGATAGGTATGTCGATCCGTCCTTTGGCACAGGTGCTCTGAAGGTCACGCCCGCCCATGATCCCAACGATTTTCAGATAGGGTTGAGACATGGTCTGGAGGTAATCGAAGTCATAGACAAAGATGCGAAGATTAACGAGAACGGGGGGAAGTATCGCGGTCTAGATAGATACGAAGCGAGGAAGCAAGTAGTCAAGGACCTCGAGGAACAGGGGTTTCTAATCAAGGTAGAGCCTATGGTTCATGCGGTGGGCAGGTGTTATCGCTGCGACACGGTTGTTGAGCCGTCCCTTTCCGATCAATGGTACGTCAAGGTTGGTCCGCTCGCGGAAAGAGCGATCGCTACCGTAGAGAATGGTGAAGTCGTCTTCTTCCCTGAGACTTGGAAGAAAGTATATCTTAACTGGATGCGGGAGATTCGCGATTGGTGCATTTCTCGCCAGCTATGGTGGGGTCACAGGGTACCTGTATGGTACTGCGATGACTGTAACGAAGTCATTGTCGAAGAAAACGATCCTTCGGTTTGTCCGAAGTGCGGCTCCAGGAAACTGAGACAGGACGAAGACGTTCTTGACACATGGTTCTCCTCGCAGTTATGGCCCTTCACTACCCTTGGATGGCCGGAAACGACACCCGATCTAGAGACTTTCTATCCTACAAGTGTACTGGTCACGGCCTTCGATATCATCTTTTTCTGGGTAGCCCGAATGATAATGGCCGGATACCATTTCATTGGGGACAGACCGTTCGATCACGTTTACATAACCAGGCTGATAAGAGACAAGAACGGCAGGAAGATGTCGAAGTCTCTCGGAAACGGCATAGACCCTCTGGATGTCATCAAGGAACACGGAACAGACGCTATGCGCTTCACATTGGCCATTCTAGCTGCGCAAAATCACGACATAAAACTTGACGTCAAGTTCTTTGACACTTACAAGAAATTCGCAAACAAGATCTGGAATGCAGCCAGATTTGCACTGCTGAACATGGAAGGCTTCGAAGAGATCGATCTGCGCAAAGAAAAGCTGGCAATTGAGGATAGGTGGATCCTTTCCCGATTGGCAAGATCCGTCAAGACTGTGGAAGAGTCCATTGACTCTTATGACTTCCCCAGCGCGGCAAAGACGATCTACTCCTTCTTCTGGAACGAGTTTTGTGACTGGTATATAGAGAGTATAAAGCCAAGACTGAACGGCGGCGGAAGAGACAGAACGATAGCGCAGAATGTACTTGTAAGAATCCTTGACTCATCGTTGAGAATGCTTCATCCCTTTATGCCGTATATCACGGAAGAACTCTGGCAGAGACTGCCCGATTCGAAAGGTCTTTTGATCGCCTCCGAATGGCCGGAATTTGATGAATCCGATTTCGATGTTTCTTCCGAAAATGAATTCTCAAAGATCATGGAAATGGTAAGGGGAATCAGAAACGTGAAGGCAGAAATGAATATACCTCCCTCTTCACGTACAGACGTCTATTATCTCGGAGAGAGAATTGACACCGAGATTCTCAAACTCGTCTCAAATCTTTCGAATTCGGGTGAACTGATTGCCAGGAGCGAAAAGGCATCGGGAAGCGTATCTGCCTGGGGAGATTCAGGAAACACTCTGTATGTAGTGCTGGGCGAGATCGACACGATTGCTGAAATTGAAAGATTGGAAGGGAAGCTGGAGAAGGAAAGAAGCGACCTTGCCAGAACTAAGTCGAAACTCGAGAATAAGAGCTTCGTCGACAACGCCCCTGAAGAGGTAGTAAACGAGAATAAGGAAAGGCTGATCATTAGTCAGGACAACATCCGCAGGATCGAGAAGATTATTGAAGACCTGAAATGA
- a CDS encoding MGMT family protein, whose amino-acid sequence MDDENTSTYKKIYSMVRQIPRGKVATYGQIASLVGGCSARMVGYAMAGISDATIPWQRVINARGRISIRDPNGYSLQKAILEREGVVFDESDTIDLEVFGWQP is encoded by the coding sequence ATGGATGATGAAAACACTTCAACCTATAAGAAAATCTACTCGATGGTTCGACAAATCCCACGTGGGAAAGTCGCAACTTACGGTCAGATAGCATCTCTTGTTGGCGGTTGTTCCGCAAGGATGGTGGGGTACGCCATGGCCGGTATCTCCGATGCGACCATACCCTGGCAGAGAGTAATCAATGCACGAGGAAGAATAAGCATTAGAGACCCAAATGGCTATTCGCTTCAAAAGGCGATTCTCGAAAGAGAGGGAGTTGTCTTCGACGAAAGCGATACAATCGATCTCGAGGTCTTCGGTTGGCAACCCTAG
- a CDS encoding type II toxin-antitoxin system RelE/ParE family toxin has product MSDSYKLLILSKAARELQSLREPNYSRIKQRILLLASNPRPRGSSKLTGREGWRIRAGDYRIIYEISDQDKSVTILHIGHRRNVYKNL; this is encoded by the coding sequence ATGTCTGACTCATACAAACTTCTTATTCTCAGCAAAGCCGCAAGAGAGCTTCAGTCACTTCGAGAGCCGAACTATAGCAGAATCAAGCAAAGGATATTGTTGCTCGCGTCGAATCCGCGTCCAAGAGGTTCTAGTAAGTTGACCGGAAGAGAGGGATGGCGGATAAGAGCTGGTGACTATCGGATTATCTATGAGATTAGTGATCAAGATAAGTCAGTTACTATTCTGCATATCGGCCATCGTAGAAATGTATACAAGAATCTTTGA